The nucleotide sequence GCCAATGCGACCGCGGCTTGGTACGGAAGCGCTCGCTCAGAACCGCTTCGAGCTGTTTCAGATTCGCCATGCGATCGGCCCCGGTGACGAAGCGCGGATCGGAGGCTAGCTCGGGTGCGCCGAGTGCTTCCAGCATCAACAGCCAATGCTTCTTGTTGGCGCCGCCGACCACGAGCCAGCCGTCCGAGGCCTCAAAAGCCTGATATGGCGCGTTGAGCGGATGCGCCGAGCCCATCGCGCGCGGCGCAGTGCCCGCGGCCAGCGCGATCGTCGACTGCCAATAGGTCTGCACCAGGGCCGCCTCATAAAGCGACGTCTCGACCCACTGCCCTTCGCCCGTCTTGAGACGATGGGTATACGCGGCGAGGATGCCCATGCTTGCGAGCAGGCCCGCTGTGATGTCGGACAGCGGCGGGCCGCATTTCACGGGCGGACCATCGGGGCGTTCGCCGGTGAAGCTCATGATGCCGCTCATGGCCTGTGCGACCAGGTCGAACCCCCTCCGGTGCTTGTAGGGCCCGGTGCGGCCAAAGCCCGACAACGAGCAGTAGATCAGCGCCGGGAATTGCTTGTGCAGCACCTCGTAACCGAAGCCGAGGCGCTCCATGGCGCCCGGCGCAAAATTTTCGACCAGCACGTCCGCGCTCGCGATCAGCCGCCGCAGCACCTCCTTGCCGCCCTCGGTCTTCAGATCCAGCACGATGCCGCGCTTGTTGCGGTTCATCATCAGAAAGGACGCCGCCTCATCGCCGATCTTCGGCGGCACCGAATGGCGGGTGTCGTCGCCGTTTGGCCATTTCTCGATCTTGATGACGTCGGCGCCCATGTCGGCGAGCATCAAGGTACAGGTCGGCCCCGCCATGACATGGGTGAGATCGATGACCTTGAGTCCGGCCAGCGGTCCCGAACGGTGAGAGGTGGATTGCGATGGATCGCTTTGCATCGGCCTGTCCTATTGACCGCGCCACTGCGGCGCGCGCTTGTTGAGGAAAGCATCGAGCCCTTCGCGAAAATCCTGGCTCGTGTAGCACATCAGGATGAGGTCTTCCCCCTCATCCCGCGTCAGCCGCTTCTGCAGGCGGGCGACCGCCTGCTTGGTCGCATTCAGCGTCAGCGGCGCGTGGCCGGCGAGCAGGCGAGCGACCTCATCGGCACGCCTGTCGAGCGCTGCGAGATCGTCGACGACCTCGCCGAGAAGTCCGACGCTTGCGGCCTCCGCGGCATCGACAAGACGTGCAGTGAAGATCAGATCCTTGACGCGCGCGGCACCGATGAGTGCGGTGAGACGGCTGACATTGGACATCGACAGGCAGTTGCCGAGCGTCCGGGCGATGGGAAATCCGATCCGCGCGCTTTTCGTGCCGATGCGCAGGTCACAGGCCGCGGCAATGCCCGCCCCTCCGCCGGTGCAGAACCCGTTTATCGCCGCGATGGTCGGCACGCGGCACTGCTCGAGCGTGGTGAGCACCCGATCGATCCGGTTCTCGTAATCGATCGCGTCCTGCGGCGTCTTGAATTCGCGGAACTGGTTGATGTCGGTGCCCGAGGCGAAGGCCTTATCGCCCGCACCGCGCAGCACCAGCACCTTGATCGAATGATCGCTGTTGGCCTCTTCGCAGATCGCGGCGAGCCGCTCGTACATGGCGAAGGTGAAGGCATTGCGGGCCTGCGGGCGGTTGAAAGTGATCCGTCCGATGCCGTCCTGGCGCTCAAAAACGAGGTCTTTCGCCTCCGCGACCGGCTGATCCATTTCCTCATGTCCTTTGTTTTTTGTAGTTTTGAATGCAAAATGTGATATTTTCAAGCTATAAATCTCAAATTCAGGACATTAAATTCAGTTTTGCATGCAAAATGGAGCCGGTGCCATGCTTCACGAAGAGGTCGTCGGCCGCATCCGCGCCATCCTGCTCGACGGCGAAATCCCGCCGGGCGCACGGATTCCCGAACGCGAGCTGTGCGAACGGTTAGAGATCTCGCGCACGCCGCTGCGCGAGGCGCTCAAGGTGCTCGCTGCCGAAGGGCTCGTGCAGTTGCTGCCCCATCGCGGCTCGCGCGCGGCGAAGCTGACCGACAACGACATGCGCGACCTGTTCGAGGTCTGCCAAGGTCTCGAGGCACTTGCCGGCGAGCTCGCCTGCGAACGCATCACGGACGCCGAGATCGACGAGATCGCTGCCGCGCACGCCGACATGGTGCAGCATTATCGCGAGGGCGACCTGATCCAGTACTACCGCGGCAACCGCGCCATTCACGAGGCCATCGTCACCGCGGCCGGAAATCCCGTGCTCGTAGGGCTCTATGCATCGGTGACCGCGCGCATTCGCCGCGCGCGCTACGTCACGCCGATGACGCCGCAGCGCTGGGCGCGCGCAGTCCAGGAGCACGAGGCGATCCTGAACGCTCTGCAGCGGCGCGACGGCGTCGGCCTGTCGCACATCCTGCGTGCGCATCTCCGTCACAAGCGCGAAGAAGTTTTGCAAGCGGGCTTTGCCGAAACGGAAGGAAGCGAGCCCACGCTGCGGATCGCGTGAGGGACGAGCGCACAGCAGCACCGGCCGGCTTGTAAACGCCCACGGATCGGGCGACCCTGATCGCGGCAGGACAGGACCGCGGTACATGGCGATCGAGCTGCATGGCTATCAATACAGCGTCTATTCCTGGATCGCCCGATTGGCGCTCCATGAAAAGGGCGTGGAGTACACCTGGGTAGAGGTAAATCCTTTCGCGGAGAATATCCCCGCGAGCTACCTTGCGACACATCCCTTCAAGCGCGTGCCCGCACTGGTTCACTCAGAGTTCGTGGTTTACGAAACCGGCGCCATCACGCGCTATGTGGATGAAGCATTCGAAGGCCCCCGGCTTCAGCCGGCGGAGCCGAGAGAACGAGCGCGTTGCAATCAGATCATGTCGATTGCGGACAGCTACGCCTACTGGCCCCTGGTGCGGCAAGTCTTCTCTCACGGGGTGTTCAGGCCGCTCATGAGACTTGAGGCGAACGAGAGCGAATTTCGAAGAGGCCTTGCGGCAGCGCCGCGGGTGCTCGCGGCGCTGGAGACAGCCGCCAGCAACGCGCAATACCTCTGCGGCGATCAACTGTCGCTGGCTGACATCCATCTGGCGCCGATGATTGGCTACTTTGTGCTGGCTGACGAAGGAAAAGCGCTTCTCGAAAAGCACCCCAGGCTCAATGACTGGTGGTCAGAGCTCTCCAAGCGGTCCGCGTTCGTGGCCACAATGCCGCGATTGCCGTAAGCCTGCTGCGAGAGCTGTTCTCAGCCGATGGCGCGGTCGCATGAGTTCGATCCAACCAAAACGGCTCAGCCGGCCGACGGGTGGATAACGACGCCGTGCTGCCCGGCAATCGTCGCAATGGTCTGGATAGCCGGCCGATCTCCACTCCGCCTTCCCTCTTCGTGCAAGGCCGCGAACATGTGATCGAGGCCGGCGCCCGGCATCGCAAACACGAGCACGCGCGCCGTATCGATGCCGACATTGCGATAGCCGTGGCGCCGATGGCGCGGCGCAAAGAGAAATGCGCCCGGGCCAAGGCGCAACGGATCGCTCGCGCCTTCGACCTCAACGAGGATTTCGCCACTCAACACATAGAATGCTTCGTCCTCGCGGGTATGCGTGTGCGCCGGCGCGCCGCGGCCCGGCGGCACGATCGATTCCCAGATCGAGAATTGTTGGCCGGTGTCGCTCGCCATCGCCTTGTAGCTGTGCGTCACGCCGAGCACGTCCAGCGTGGGTCCGGTCCCCGCCGCCCGGGAGAGCGCGGTCAATGGCGAGGTTGTATCGCTGGTCATGACGGTTCCCTCCAGGATCGATTTGCGATGCGTTGTCGTTCAGCGAACCCGCCTGATGTCACGACGTTCCTCGCCGAACGTACGTGACGCACCTCCAGAGGTTGCGCGTGGTGGAACCCGTTTTGCATCCTGGCGCGCCACTTGTGGCGCCTCCACCCTTTCCCACATGAACGGCATGGTCGCACCGCTCGACTATCGGAACGCGGGAGACCTGTCTCGGGTTCTCCGGCACGGAGACCAGCATGCCGTTACCGGCACCCACAAACGAAACCCAACGGCTGGCTGCCCTGCACGCTCTCGACATCGTCGATAGCGCGCCCGAGTCCGCCTACGACGAAATCACCGAGCTCGCGGCGCAAATCTGCGGCTGCCCTGTCTCCTACATCAGTTTCATCGACGACGAGCGACGCTGGCTCAAGGCGAGATATGGCCTGCCGGCAGAAGTAACCAACGCACCGCGCGAAAATGCTGTCTGCACGACGACGATCTGCGGTGCCGAGCTGCTCGTCGTTCCCGACCTGAGCCGGGATCCGCGTTTTGAGAACAGTCCGATGGCCGCGCTGACGCCGCCCTGCCGCTTTTATTGCGGCATGCCGCTGATCACCGACGAAGGCTATGCGCTCGGAACGCTCTGCGTGATGGACTTCGAGCCGCGACAGCTTTCTTTCGCGCAGACAGAAGCCTTGCGCATGCTGTCGCACCAGGTGCTGGCGCAACTGGAGCTGCGCCGGAAGCTGATAGAGTACGGCCACACGATCAAGGAAATGGAGCAGGCGCGAGCAGAGGCCGCGCTGGAGCGCGCGCGTGCCGAAGAGCTGCTGCGCAACGTCTTGCCGGCACCGATTGCCGACGAGCTGAAGCGTAGCGGCATGGTTCAGCCCAGATACACCCGGTCGGCAACCATTCTGTTCGCGGACATCCAGGGCTTTACGCTGCTAGCCGAACGGACCGAGCCGGCGAGGCTCATCAATCTCCTCGACGGTTATTTCTCGGCTCTGGACGAAATCGGCGCGCGACACGGTCTGGAGAAGGTCAAGACCATGGGCGATGCCTACATGGCGGTCGCCGGCGTGCTTGCACCCGACCGACGACACGCGATCGACGTTTGCCTGGCCGCGCTCGAGATGCGGGCCCGGCTCGATCACCTCAAGACGCAAGGCGAGGCAACCGGAGATCACGGCCTGCAATTGCGCATCGGCATCCATACCGGACCAGTCATTTCCGGTGTCGTCGGCAACCGCAGGATGAGCTTCGATATATGGGGCGATGCGGTCAACACCGCATGGTTCATGGAAGCGTTTGGAATAGCCGGGCGGATCAACGTCTCGGAAACCGTGGCCGGACATATCCATGGGCTGTTCGACCTGGAGCCGCGCGGCCCGATCGAAGCCAAGCACCATCGCGCGCACCAGATGTTCTTTCTCAATGGCTTGAAAAAGGAGTACTCGCGCAATGGCGACGGCCATTTGCCGAATGACCACTTTCTTGCCGAGTACAGCCGTATCGGGGGGTCTCGATTGGCTCCGGGTTGATGAGAGCGCGCGTACGCGTCAGTAGACTCGCAAATTGCGAGCCCGCGCTTAACAGCCCAGCAGATCGGCAACGCCGCCAAAATCCTTCGCGACGATGTCCCAGTTGCCGGTGGCGTCGAAATCCACCTTCTGCAGCGGGCCGTATTCGGTCGGACGCGCGACGAAGGCGGTCTTGAGGCCGTTCTTCTGTGCGGCCAGGAGATCGCCGTTGTGAGCGGCGACCATCATCACCTCTTCCGGCTTGAGACCAAGCAGGCGCGCGGCGCCGAGATAGGTCTCGGGATCGGGCTTGTAGTGCTCGAACAACTCGGCCGACATCACGAGGTCCCAGGGAAGACCGGCGAATTTCGCCATGTTGGTCAGCAGCGCGACGTTGCCGTTCGACAGCGGCGAGATCACGAATTTTGATTTCAGCCGCCTCAAGCCGGAGACGCTGTCCGGCCACGGATGCAGGCGGTGCCAGCCTTTGGTCAGATGATCGAGATCCGCTTCGGTGAGGCCTTTGATCGAGAACTTCTCGACCAGCTTCTCCAGCGAGCGGCGATGCAGATCATCGAGGATGACATAGCCGCGCTCGGGGTGCTTGCGCACGTCGTCCATCGAGGCGACGTACATGCCGCGCCAACCGTCGACCAGCGCGGTCCAGTCAGCGATGATGCCGCGTTGCTTACCCCACCACATGAAGTCGGTGATCAGGCTGGTGCGCCAGTCGACGACCGTGCCGAACACATCGAACACGAGGGCTTTGACGGCAGACAGATCGGACATGTGCGCTTCCTCGACGCTCGTCATTCCACATTGCGCAATGGGGATGCGCCGTTAGGCGCAGGCCCGGAATCCATAACCCCGGTTGGTGGTTATGGATTCTCTGATGCACAATTGCGCATCATAGCTCGACGCTGCGCGTCGCCCCGGAATGACGGCAGTCGTTATTGCCTTGCTCAATCCAAATGGAACTTCGCCAGCTCGCGGTGCTCGGCCTTGATGTAGCGCACCGTGCCGGTCACCGAGCGCATCACCACCGTCTCGGTCTCGATCACGCCGTCCTTGCGGAACTTGACGCCCGACAGCAGCGAGCCCGTGGTGACGCCGGTGGCGGCGAACAGGCAGTCGCCCTTGGCCATGTCCTCGATGCCGTAGATCATCTTGGGATCGTTGACGCCCATCTTGGCGGCGCGCTCGCGCTTCTCGTCGGAATCGAGGATGAGGCGGCACTGCATCTGGCCGCCGATGCAGCGCAGCGCCACGGCGGCGAGCACGCCTTCCGGCGCACCGCCGGTGCCGAGATACATGTCGACGCCGGTGTTGTCGGGGTCGGCGCAGTGGATCACGCCCGCGACGTCGCCGTCAGTGATGAGACGCACTGCCGCGCCCGTCGAGCGCACGCTCGTGATGATGTCGGCATGGCGCGGACGGTCGAGCACGAGGACGGTGATCGCCTCGGGCGCGACACCCTTGGCCTTGGCGAGACGGCGCACGTTATCGGCGGGCGAGGCATCGAGATCGACGACGCCCTTGGGATAACCGGGACCGACCGCGAGCTTCTGCATGTAAACGTCGGGCGCGTGCAGCAGCGTGCCGCCGTCGGCCATCGCCATGGTCGCGATCGCGCCCGGCATGTTCTTGGCGCACAGCGTGGTGCCTTCGAGCGGGTCGACGGCGATATCGACCTGGGGACCGGCGTTCATGCCGACCTTCTCGCCGATGAAGAGCATCGGCGCCTCGTCGCGCTCGCCCTCGCCGATGACGATGGTGCCCTCGATCGGCAGCTTGTTGAGCTCGCGCCGCATTGCGTCGACGGCGGCCTGGTCGGCCGCCTTCTCCTGACCATGTCCGCGCAGCCGCGCCGCCGACACCGCCGCCCGCTCGGTCACGCGCACGATCTCCAGCGTGAGAATGCGCTCAAGCAACGCATGCGGCGGGACTGAAATATGGGTCGACATCGGCTTACTCCTTCAAACAGTTCGGGACAGAAGTCACTGTCCGCATCAACTCGCAACGCCCACGGTTCGTTCGCCCGAACCACTCTCTTTGTTTGAGCATGATCTTTCCGCAAAACCGCTGCACACTGTTGCGGATCATGCTCTAGTTCTTCTCGATACGGATGACCTGCGGCCGTCCGCTGATCACCTTGTCGCGCTGCACGGCGGTGAGCGCGCGGCGCACCGCGTCCTCGTGGGTCGCGTAGGTGATCAGGATGACGGGCACGGGCACAGCCTTGCCGCCGGCCGGCGCAGCGCCGCCATTAGGATGACGCTGCACGATCGATTCGATCGAAATCTTCTGCTCGGCCAGACGCGTGGCGATCGCCGCCGCGGTGCCCGGGAAATCGCGCGCCAAGAGCCGAATGTAATAGCCGCCCTCGTGCCGCTCCATCGGCGCCTTCTTGGTGTCGCGCAAGTGAGAGACGGGGCGGCCGAACGGATTGGCGCGGATGCCGCGCGCGACATCGGCGATATCGGCGACAACGGCGGATGCGGTCGCAGCCCCGCCTGCACCGGGGCCGACCAGCGTGATCGGCGGAATGCCTTCGCCGTCGATCGTGACCGCATTGGTGACTCCCATCACCTGCGCGATCGAGGACGATTTCGGCACCATGGTCGGATGCACGCGCTGCTCGATGCCCTTTGCGGTACGAACTGCAACGCCGAGCAGCTTGACGCGGTAGCCGAGATCCGCGGCCGCACGAAGATCTTCCGGCGCGATGGAGGAGATACCTTCGACATACACCGCGCTTTGAGCAACTTTCGTGCCGAAGGCGAGGCTCGCGAGGATAGCGAGCTTCTGGGCGGTGTCATGACCATCGACGTCGAAGGACGGATCGGCCTCGGCATAGCCGAGCCGCTGCGCATCCTTCAGGCATTCGGCAAAGGACAGGCCTTCCTGCTCCATCCGCGTCAGGATGTAATTGCAGGTGCCGTTGAGGATGCCGTAGACGCGGTCGATGCCGGTTCCGGCGAGCCCTTCGCGTAACGTTTTGATGACGGGGATGGCGGCGCCGACCGCTGCCTCGAAATTCAGCGCACCGCCGTGCTTTTCGGCGGCCTTGGCGAGCTTGATGCCGTGCTTGGCGAGCAGCGCCTTGTTGGCGGTGACGACGGACTTGCCGGCATTCAGCGCAGCTTCGACTGCCGAGAGCGCCGGATCGCCCGCCCCGCCCATCAACTCGACGAAGCAATCGACCTCGGGATGGGTCGCAAGCGCGGTCGGATCCTTCGCCCATTCGACGCCGTTAAGATCGACGGAGCGCTTCTTCGCCTTCGAGCGTGCGGTGACGGCGACCACGCGAATGCCACGGCCGCTGCGGCCCGCGAGCATGCGGGCCTGGGTTTCAATCAGGCGGACAACCTCGGCGCCCACAGTGCCGAGCCCCGCAATACCCACTTTCAGGGGTGCGACCATGACGCGAAAGAACCTGCCGGAGAGAACTAACGCCGATTGGCGAGCGGAACGACGTTGTGCAACGTTTCGATACCGCTTTCAAGGAAGCGGCGCACGCCGCGCGCGGCCTGCCTGATCCGTTGCTCGTTTTCCACCATGGCGATGCGGACATATCCTTCGCCATGCTCGCCAAAGCCTACGCCGGGCGACACCGCGACGCCGGATTTCTCCACCATCAGGGTTGCGAACTCCATGCTGCCGATGCTGCGGAAAGCCTCCGGCAGCGGGACCCATGCGAACATCGAGGCATCCGGCGGCGGGATGTCCCAGCCGGCGCGGCCGAACGATTCCACCAGCGCATCGCGGCGCTTGCGA is from Bradyrhizobium sp. ISRA430 and encodes:
- a CDS encoding GntR family transcriptional regulator → MLHEEVVGRIRAILLDGEIPPGARIPERELCERLEISRTPLREALKVLAAEGLVQLLPHRGSRAAKLTDNDMRDLFEVCQGLEALAGELACERITDAEIDEIAAAHADMVQHYREGDLIQYYRGNRAIHEAIVTAAGNPVLVGLYASVTARIRRARYVTPMTPQRWARAVQEHEAILNALQRRDGVGLSHILRAHLRHKREEVLQAGFAETEGSEPTLRIA
- a CDS encoding adenylate/guanylate cyclase domain-containing protein; its protein translation is MPLPAPTNETQRLAALHALDIVDSAPESAYDEITELAAQICGCPVSYISFIDDERRWLKARYGLPAEVTNAPRENAVCTTTICGAELLVVPDLSRDPRFENSPMAALTPPCRFYCGMPLITDEGYALGTLCVMDFEPRQLSFAQTEALRMLSHQVLAQLELRRKLIEYGHTIKEMEQARAEAALERARAEELLRNVLPAPIADELKRSGMVQPRYTRSATILFADIQGFTLLAERTEPARLINLLDGYFSALDEIGARHGLEKVKTMGDAYMAVAGVLAPDRRHAIDVCLAALEMRARLDHLKTQGEATGDHGLQLRIGIHTGPVISGVVGNRRMSFDIWGDAVNTAWFMEAFGIAGRINVSETVAGHIHGLFDLEPRGPIEAKHHRAHQMFFLNGLKKEYSRNGDGHLPNDHFLAEYSRIGGSRLAPG
- a CDS encoding glutathione S-transferase family protein: MAIELHGYQYSVYSWIARLALHEKGVEYTWVEVNPFAENIPASYLATHPFKRVPALVHSEFVVYETGAITRYVDEAFEGPRLQPAEPRERARCNQIMSIADSYAYWPLVRQVFSHGVFRPLMRLEANESEFRRGLAAAPRVLAALETAASNAQYLCGDQLSLADIHLAPMIGYFVLADEGKALLEKHPRLNDWWSELSKRSAFVATMPRLP
- a CDS encoding haloacid dehalogenase type II, yielding MSDLSAVKALVFDVFGTVVDWRTSLITDFMWWGKQRGIIADWTALVDGWRGMYVASMDDVRKHPERGYVILDDLHRRSLEKLVEKFSIKGLTEADLDHLTKGWHRLHPWPDSVSGLRRLKSKFVISPLSNGNVALLTNMAKFAGLPWDLVMSAELFEHYKPDPETYLGAARLLGLKPEEVMMVAAHNGDLLAAQKNGLKTAFVARPTEYGPLQKVDFDATGNWDIVAKDFGGVADLLGC
- a CDS encoding CoA transferase, translating into MQSDPSQSTSHRSGPLAGLKVIDLTHVMAGPTCTLMLADMGADVIKIEKWPNGDDTRHSVPPKIGDEAASFLMMNRNKRGIVLDLKTEGGKEVLRRLIASADVLVENFAPGAMERLGFGYEVLHKQFPALIYCSLSGFGRTGPYKHRRGFDLVAQAMSGIMSFTGERPDGPPVKCGPPLSDITAGLLASMGILAAYTHRLKTGEGQWVETSLYEAALVQTYWQSTIALAAGTAPRAMGSAHPLNAPYQAFEASDGWLVVGGANKKHWLLMLEALGAPELASDPRFVTGADRMANLKQLEAVLSERFRTKPRSHWLAVLDEKGVPCGPVHNMLEALSDPQTLAREMVVEVEHSTLGPVKTIGLPVKFSETPGKVLSGAPVYGEHTREVLAEHGFDQKQIEALEKEGAIVSVSSEREERVA
- a CDS encoding enoyl-CoA hydratase/isomerase family protein translates to MDQPVAEAKDLVFERQDGIGRITFNRPQARNAFTFAMYERLAAICEEANSDHSIKVLVLRGAGDKAFASGTDINQFREFKTPQDAIDYENRIDRVLTTLEQCRVPTIAAINGFCTGGGAGIAAACDLRIGTKSARIGFPIARTLGNCLSMSNVSRLTALIGAARVKDLIFTARLVDAAEAASVGLLGEVVDDLAALDRRADEVARLLAGHAPLTLNATKQAVARLQKRLTRDEGEDLILMCYTSQDFREGLDAFLNKRAPQWRGQ
- a CDS encoding homoserine dehydrogenase, which produces MVAPLKVGIAGLGTVGAEVVRLIETQARMLAGRSGRGIRVVAVTARSKAKKRSVDLNGVEWAKDPTALATHPEVDCFVELMGGAGDPALSAVEAALNAGKSVVTANKALLAKHGIKLAKAAEKHGGALNFEAAVGAAIPVIKTLREGLAGTGIDRVYGILNGTCNYILTRMEQEGLSFAECLKDAQRLGYAEADPSFDVDGHDTAQKLAILASLAFGTKVAQSAVYVEGISSIAPEDLRAAADLGYRVKLLGVAVRTAKGIEQRVHPTMVPKSSSIAQVMGVTNAVTIDGEGIPPITLVGPGAGGAATASAVVADIADVARGIRANPFGRPVSHLRDTKKAPMERHEGGYYIRLLARDFPGTAAAIATRLAEQKISIESIVQRHPNGGAAPAGGKAVPVPVILITYATHEDAVRRALTAVQRDKVISGRPQVIRIEKN
- the glpX gene encoding class II fructose-bisphosphatase, with the translated sequence MSTHISVPPHALLERILTLEIVRVTERAAVSAARLRGHGQEKAADQAAVDAMRRELNKLPIEGTIVIGEGERDEAPMLFIGEKVGMNAGPQVDIAVDPLEGTTLCAKNMPGAIATMAMADGGTLLHAPDVYMQKLAVGPGYPKGVVDLDASPADNVRRLAKAKGVAPEAITVLVLDRPRHADIITSVRSTGAAVRLITDGDVAGVIHCADPDNTGVDMYLGTGGAPEGVLAAVALRCIGGQMQCRLILDSDEKRERAAKMGVNDPKMIYGIEDMAKGDCLFAATGVTTGSLLSGVKFRKDGVIETETVVMRSVTGTVRYIKAEHRELAKFHLD
- a CDS encoding cupin domain-containing protein, which translates into the protein MTSDTTSPLTALSRAAGTGPTLDVLGVTHSYKAMASDTGQQFSIWESIVPPGRGAPAHTHTREDEAFYVLSGEILVEVEGASDPLRLGPGAFLFAPRHRRHGYRNVGIDTARVLVFAMPGAGLDHMFAALHEEGRRSGDRPAIQTIATIAGQHGVVIHPSAG